A genomic segment from Colletotrichum higginsianum IMI 349063 chromosome 5, whole genome shotgun sequence encodes:
- a CDS encoding basic region leucine zipper, with product MSLSLYDISLPEQTPFLSPANDYHLCQQWPGHDFQIFEPAFSPGNPVGPMDSVHWEGERQSHQSSETTITTTPGYSVVGWAPRSDDWSSYQELQQNLQQPRSAVFSQPPQWPTPAASPLAVDAAWQPATSGPSRPEPDSRTATTKKKVTMSAKELPGPHRPPKAQHRTKRSRVEAGSEPSPVTPISYDEDAGWVEGDNEGEDSDTSRALRGPERKKTYRVKNRAAAKRCREKTKQYEMDLSNKEKQVTQERVYLDACVAALKNEVLTLRNQILEHGSCDCEMIQGYIARTASSVGHTGHRVPAMLPPSA from the coding sequence ATGTCCCTGTCTCTTTATGACATATCACTGCCGGAGCAGACGCCCTTCTTGTCGCCCGCCAACGACTACCATCTCTGTCAGCAGTGGCCAGGGCACGATTTTCAAATTTTTGAGCCAGCGTTCTCTCCCGGCAACCCTGTAGGACCGATGGATTCGGTTCATTGGGAAGGGGAACGACAGAGCCATCAGTCGTCGGAGACGACCAtaacgacgacgccgggtTACTCGGTTGTTGGCTGGGCGCCGCGGTCCGACGACTGGTCCTCGTACCAAGAGCTTCAGCAAAATCTCCAGCAACCGCGATCGGCCGTCTTCAGCCAGCCTCCGCAATGGCCAACACCGGCTGCCTCCCCCCTTGCCGTAGATGCAGCCTGGCAGCCTGCCACCAGTGGTCCAAGCAGACCAGAGCCAGACTCTAGGACCGCCACAACGAAGAAGAAAGTAACGATGTCGGCAAAAGAACTACCGGGGCCACATCGTCCACCGAAGGCACAGCATCGCACCAAGAGGTCACGCGTTGAAGCAGGCAGCGAACCCTCTCCCGTCACTCCGATTTCGTATGACGAAGACGCGGGGTGGGTCGAAGGCGACAACGAGGGCGAAGACAGCGATACCTCTCGGGCACTGCGAGGCCCggaaaggaagaagacaTATCGCGTCAAGAATCGAGCGGCCGCCAAGCGCTGCCGCGAGAAGACAAAGCAATATGAGATGGACCTATCCAACAAGGAAAAACAGGTCACACAGGAACGCGTGTACCTAGACGCTTGCGTGGCGGCGCTCAAGAACGAGGTGCTCACGCTTAGGAATCAGATTCTCGAGCATGGCAGCTGCGATTGCGAGATGATCCAGGGTTACATTGCGAGAACAGCCAGCAGTGTCGGCCACACCGGGCATAGAGTCCCCgcgatgctgccgccgtcggcatga